From the Candidatus Omnitrophota bacterium genome, one window contains:
- a CDS encoding diguanylate cyclase, whose amino-acid sequence MSRKDIKYYSTKGVALIVIRRSRRRTAEKKEGVPAAQPAGVSKKIPDNSIETGKVNKKLLIMDMTIGEAAEGIILADLKGRITYANKSFLKMFGCDSAADALWRPLASFFKSQKQAPVLIKKVLSGEGWSGTVRAVRQNGEVFYARVSVIQIINPDNTSLCIQSSFTDVTEGRRTEQRLRAMNRELLKANRKLAAMAYRDSHTGLYSHRIYDGLIEAEYQRSKRHKRPLSIMLIDVDFFKSINDVYGYIFGDAVLKQLANKFMEMTRSSDVVIRFGGEEFIIVLPETSREKALWLGRRIFQGIDRAAFGQGAKKVQIKVSAGLVSYPEDDIKSPFDMFALAEQCIKKAKSEGGSRICSPPAVGARRRSAGSPANITVIKSKLADLAARMNQSLVETIFEFARGADAENSHFMGHGVHASVLAGDIAARMGFSDDEIKK is encoded by the coding sequence ATGAGTAGAAAAGATATTAAATATTATTCCACTAAGGGGGTGGCGTTAATCGTGATCAGAAGGAGCCGCAGGAGAACCGCTGAAAAAAAAGAGGGCGTTCCTGCCGCTCAGCCCGCCGGCGTTTCAAAAAAAATCCCGGACAATTCGATAGAGACAGGAAAAGTAAATAAAAAACTGCTCATCATGGATATGACCATAGGCGAAGCCGCCGAGGGCATAATCCTGGCCGATCTCAAAGGCCGGATCACATACGCCAACAAATCTTTCCTTAAAATGTTCGGATGTGATTCCGCAGCTGACGCCCTGTGGCGTCCGCTGGCGTCCTTCTTTAAATCACAGAAACAGGCGCCGGTCCTGATAAAGAAAGTTTTATCGGGCGAGGGCTGGTCGGGAACGGTCAGAGCTGTCAGGCAGAACGGAGAAGTTTTTTACGCGCGCGTTTCTGTCATCCAGATAATAAATCCCGATAACACATCTTTGTGCATACAGTCATCATTTACGGACGTTACAGAAGGGCGCAGGACGGAACAGAGGCTGAGGGCGATGAACAGGGAACTACTGAAAGCCAACCGGAAGCTTGCCGCCATGGCCTACAGGGATTCTCACACAGGCCTTTACTCGCACCGTATATACGACGGTCTGATAGAGGCGGAATACCAGCGCTCAAAGAGGCACAAGAGGCCTCTATCCATTATGCTCATAGACGTGGATTTTTTTAAGAGCATAAACGATGTTTACGGTTATATCTTCGGCGATGCCGTTTTAAAACAGCTGGCTAATAAATTCATGGAAATGACGCGGAGCTCGGATGTGGTGATACGCTTCGGCGGCGAGGAATTCATAATAGTGCTGCCGGAAACTTCCAGGGAGAAGGCTCTGTGGCTCGGCCGGAGGATTTTTCAGGGCATAGACCGGGCCGCCTTCGGGCAAGGCGCTAAAAAAGTGCAGATCAAGGTCAGCGCGGGGCTCGTCTCTTATCCGGAAGACGACATAAAAAGCCCGTTTGATATGTTCGCTCTGGCGGAACAATGTATAAAAAAAGCGAAATCAGAGGGCGGCTCACGCATATGCTCCCCTCCCGCCGTAGGAGCGCGCCGCCGGAGCGCCGGGTCCCCGGCTAACATAACGGTTATCAAAAGCAAACTCGCGGATCTGGCGGCGCGGATGAACCAGTCGCTGGTGGAAACCATATTCGAGTTCGCCCGGGGCGCGGACGCGGAAAATTCCCATTTTATGGGTCACGGCGTTCATGCCTCTGTTCTCGCCGGGGATATTGCCGCGCGCATGGGATTTTCTGACGATGAGATAAAAAAATAG
- a CDS encoding HD domain-containing protein — MEQAALLCNIGKLGLNKSVLYKKGEWSEADMEMYKKHIDYGLEILAMVPPLGALMPLIKYHHERWDGKGYPEALKENKIPLGARIISAADVYAALVSDRPFRKAFSERKALKIMSEESGKIFDPAVVGILREVIAGKASPRPKKTRGAKERK, encoded by the coding sequence ATAGAGCAGGCGGCGCTTCTGTGCAACATAGGAAAACTGGGGCTGAACAAAAGCGTTTTGTATAAAAAGGGTGAGTGGAGCGAAGCCGATATGGAGATGTACAAAAAGCATATCGACTATGGCCTTGAGATACTCGCCATGGTGCCGCCGCTTGGCGCTCTGATGCCGCTTATAAAGTACCATCACGAACGCTGGGACGGCAAGGGCTATCCCGAAGCTTTGAAAGAAAATAAAATACCGCTCGGCGCCAGGATTATATCCGCGGCTGATGTCTATGCGGCGCTTGTCTCCGACAGGCCGTTCAGAAAAGCTTTCAGCGAGAGGAAGGCATTGAAAATTATGAGTGAGGAGAGCGGGAAAATTTTTGATCCGGCCGTGGTCGGCATCCTGCGGGAAGTTATAGCAGGTAAAGCGTCACCGCGTCCTAAAAAAACGCGCGGGGCAAAGGAGAGAAAATGA
- a CDS encoding response regulator — MKKSKQSRGAAESVSSAGADAPSGAADLIAIVEAARLLSLQETMIRRWLSTGLVKTYKNPKAELRVSRKEILDFASQLGLNPLAGTRDVPPDVLIVDDDAEIIRWLKLFMKKNYPLFKIDCAVNGFEAGIKLRDAAPMLVLLDMRMPGIDGIEVCKAIRKQPKLKNIHILGITVSHVKAELGDFRRAGADDIIFKPLLADELRESINRIMLVPHK, encoded by the coding sequence ATGAAAAAATCAAAACAAAGCCGGGGCGCGGCTGAAAGCGTTTCGTCCGCCGGGGCGGATGCGCCGTCAGGCGCGGCGGATCTTATAGCCATCGTGGAGGCGGCCCGGTTGCTTTCTCTGCAAGAGACGATGATACGCCGATGGCTGAGTACAGGTCTGGTGAAAACCTATAAAAATCCGAAAGCGGAGCTTCGCGTCAGCCGAAAAGAGATACTTGATTTCGCTTCCCAGCTCGGCTTAAACCCTCTGGCGGGGACAAGGGATGTGCCGCCGGATGTGCTGATCGTTGACGATGACGCCGAAATTATCAGATGGCTCAAGCTCTTCATGAAGAAGAATTACCCGCTGTTTAAAATTGATTGCGCGGTGAACGGTTTTGAGGCCGGCATCAAGCTCAGGGACGCCGCGCCGATGCTCGTGCTCCTGGATATGAGGATGCCGGGGATTGACGGAATAGAGGTCTGCAAAGCGATCAGGAAGCAGCCGAAACTGAAAAATATACATATTCTCGGAATAACGGTCTCTCACGTCAAAGCGGAATTGGGTGATTTCCGCCGGGCGGGCGCGGATGATATTATCTTCAAGCCGCTGCTTGCCGACGAACTGCGTGAGAGCATAAACAGGATCATGCTGGTACCGCATAAATGA